Proteins found in one Ferroacidibacillus organovorans genomic segment:
- the serA gene encoding phosphoglycerate dehydrogenase has translation MSFRILVTDPLSEQGLAQLYAASDLEIVQEIGVSKEKLVEIIGDFDALLVRSQTKVTEEIIKAGTKLQVIGRAGVGVDNIDVRAATKAGILVINAPDGNTVTTAEFTFAMMLALARHIPQAHAKLKDGVWDRSSFVGVELRGKHLSILGLGRIGAEVAKRAQVFGMQVTAYDPYLTSARAEKLGIKAATLEEAIRTADFLTVHTPLSKETHHLISDEQFQMMKPGVRILNCARGGIIDEKALARALEQGIVAGAALDVYEQEPAVGQPLLAFPQVISTPHLGASTEEAQVNVAVDVAQGVVDLLQGRSYPHTVNLPSLAPEQRAVLEPFSNLGEVLGSFAAQLLRGGVHRVTIQYEGEPTQHATDPISRSTLRGILSRYYREEVHLISVALIAEEMGIEVTETKLPPHGGYTNVIRVTLTGSTEEVTVAGTVLKGHGMRIIQINQYSVDITPSFAMLMTWHRDRPGIIGRVGSVLGLAGINIASMQVGRAIEGGEALMLIAVDRSVSDESVQAIRDASDVDRVAYIELPIA, from the coding sequence ATGTCGTTTCGCATTCTCGTGACGGATCCACTCTCCGAGCAGGGGCTTGCACAACTGTATGCCGCAAGCGATCTTGAAATTGTTCAAGAAATTGGCGTAAGCAAAGAGAAATTGGTGGAGATCATTGGTGACTTTGACGCATTGCTCGTGCGCAGTCAGACAAAGGTCACAGAAGAGATTATCAAAGCGGGGACAAAACTTCAGGTCATCGGACGTGCGGGTGTAGGAGTCGATAACATTGACGTGCGCGCCGCTACCAAAGCGGGGATTCTTGTCATAAACGCCCCGGACGGAAACACCGTTACGACCGCTGAGTTCACGTTCGCAATGATGCTCGCCCTGGCGCGCCACATTCCTCAAGCTCACGCTAAATTAAAGGATGGCGTCTGGGATCGCAGCAGCTTTGTTGGTGTCGAGCTGCGCGGAAAACATCTTTCGATTCTTGGGCTGGGCAGAATTGGAGCGGAAGTAGCAAAGCGCGCACAAGTTTTTGGAATGCAGGTCACGGCGTATGATCCCTACCTCACGTCAGCGCGAGCTGAAAAATTGGGAATCAAGGCAGCTACGCTTGAAGAAGCCATCCGCACGGCTGATTTTCTAACGGTGCACACGCCTTTGAGCAAAGAAACCCACCATCTGATCAGCGACGAGCAGTTTCAGATGATGAAGCCTGGCGTGCGTATCTTAAATTGCGCAAGAGGCGGAATCATCGATGAAAAAGCTCTCGCTCGCGCGCTTGAGCAAGGAATTGTGGCAGGCGCAGCGCTAGATGTCTATGAACAAGAGCCAGCGGTAGGTCAACCGCTCTTGGCATTTCCACAAGTGATTTCGACGCCACACCTCGGTGCATCTACGGAAGAGGCGCAGGTGAATGTCGCCGTCGATGTCGCGCAAGGGGTTGTCGACCTTTTACAAGGGCGATCCTACCCGCACACCGTCAACCTGCCAAGCCTCGCGCCAGAACAACGTGCGGTGCTTGAGCCGTTTTCAAATTTGGGAGAAGTCCTTGGAAGTTTTGCGGCGCAGTTACTGCGCGGCGGAGTGCATCGCGTCACCATCCAATATGAAGGAGAACCCACGCAGCACGCGACCGATCCGATTTCTCGCTCCACCCTTCGCGGAATTCTCAGTCGCTATTACCGCGAGGAAGTGCACTTGATCAGCGTCGCACTGATCGCAGAAGAGATGGGCATCGAGGTGACAGAAACGAAGTTGCCTCCACACGGCGGCTACACCAATGTCATCCGCGTCACGCTGACTGGCTCTACAGAAGAAGTGACTGTCGCGGGGACGGTGCTTAAGGGTCACGGGATGCGCATCATCCAAATCAATCAATATTCCGTGGATATCACGCCAAGTTTTGCCATGCTAATGACATGGCATCGCGATCGTCCCGGCATCATCGGACGCGTGGGAAGTGTTCTTGGACTTGCCGGAATCAATATCGCCTCCATGCAAGTTGGCCGCGCGATTGAAGGTGGAGAAGCACTTATGCTGATCGCCGTTGACCGCTCTGTATCGGATGAAAGCGTGCAGGCCATTCGCGACGCATCCGATGTGGACCGCGTGGCGTATATCGAATTGCCCATTGCCTAA